The proteins below come from a single Stomoxys calcitrans chromosome 1, idStoCalc2.1, whole genome shotgun sequence genomic window:
- the LOC106090821 gene encoding small ribosomal subunit protein uS5m, with protein MAAKYIGLFNNFYKHAVNNCIARAAIGTPQALPILNIVRHTSFFNKLPAEHLWKGVTAVSNAGKKRGRGKGTGKKVAKDLNRGQTIGFGKKNVVWPGLNSPIIRGKEIVTQQTLPEDPEREKNILKLRDSFGGFRMIKVNPIDRGWSGSKLPGRSIGPPDAEGEDTFEGFDTRVLENKIVFIMKGNMGRTRRFSVMSVTGNGNGLAGFATAKAPEARTALRKSKNRAGQKLMKFELCDNRTVFHDFYCAFGKTKIFVSKKPEGYGLVCHRGIQTICKVLGIRDLHAKVVGSTNIQHIVKAFFIGLLQQRTHDQIAEEKKLHLVEFSNEQDGLPKVRAFAKECRKPEEIAKDEVMDFTQYVLGDKIVLKKKKLAPFYTNTIGHNLYLKKREPLRNHQQVKIDMLVNDNKIGSFLTNKEAN; from the coding sequence ATGGCAGCGAAATACATTGggttatttaacaatttttacaaaCATGCTGTCAATAATTGCATTGCAAGAGCTGCTATTGGAACTCCACAAGCTCTGCCCATACTGAATATTGTGCGGCACACAAGCTTCTTCAACAAATTGCCTGCAGAACATTTGTGGAAAGGTGTAACGGCGGTCAGTAATGCTGGTAAGAAGCGCGGCAGAGGCAAGGGCACTGGAAAAAAGGTTGCCAAAGATCTGAATAGGGGTCAGACTATTGGTTTTGGCAAGAAGAATGTAGTGTGGCCCGGCCTAAACTCTCCCATAATAAGGGGTAAGGAAATAGTTACCCAACAAACCCTTCCCGAGGATCCTGAAAGAGAAAAGAATATTCTCAAGCTGAGAGATTCTTTTGGAGGATTCCGTATGATCAAAGTAAACCCCATAGATCGTGGTTGGTCAGGATCAAAATTGCCCGGACGCAGCATTGGTCCTCCCGATGCCGAAGGAGAGGATACCTTTGAGGGATTCGATACTCGCGTCTTggaaaataaaatcgttttcatTATGAAGGGTAATATGGGAAGAACGAGAAGATTTTCGGTTATGAGTGTAACAGGAAATGGAAATGGTCTTGCTGGATTTGCCACAGCCAAAGCACCCGAAGCCCGCACAGCCTTGAGGAAATCCAAAAACAGAGCAGGACAAAAACTTATGAAATTCGAATTGTGTGACAACCGAACAGTATTCCATGACTTCTACTGCGCTTTTGGAAAGACGAAGATATTTGTTTCCAAGAAACCCGAAGGTTATGGTCTAGTATGTCATCGTGGCATTCAGACCATATGCAAAGTCTTGGGTATTCGTGATTTGCATGCCAAGGTTGTGGGTTCCACCAACATTCAGCATATCGTAAAGGCCTTCTTCATTGGTCTGCTCCAGCAAAGGACACACGATCAAATTGCCGAGGAAAAGAAACTGCATTTAGTGGAATTTTCCAATGAACAAGATGGTTTGCCCAAGGTGCGAGCTTTTGCAAAGGAATGCCGCAAACCAGAGGAGATAGCCAAAGATGAAGTCATGGACTTTACGCAATACGTGTTGGGCGATAAGATTGTATTGAAAAAGAAGAAACTAGCACCATTCTACACCAACACCATAGGCCACAATTTGTACCTCAAAAAGCGGGAGCCATTGAGAAATCATCAACAGGTAAAAATTGATATGTTGGTAAATGACAACAAGATTGGAAGTTTTTTAACCAATAAAGAGGCGAACTAG